In Drosophila innubila isolate TH190305 chromosome 2R unlocalized genomic scaffold, UK_Dinn_1.0 1_C_2R, whole genome shotgun sequence, the following are encoded in one genomic region:
- the LOC117783959 gene encoding protein N-terminal asparagine amidohydrolase isoform X2, producing the protein MVLVLNGVLQDDCPMDTNSLFLQHPVYRDYAQQLHSIQAKSIGPVGLLYVGQRELAAAAPHDKNINIIGADDATTCIIVVVRHSGSGAVALAHFDGSGVDEAVCTMVSRVQELALGYPEGRIELQLIGGFRDSQGYGEDVFYSIMQSFHKHHLEIDLTQACVGELNTMLRGEINCPIIYGVGVNIKTGEIFPASFPDRGPDRQLRDARIFMGAQTVLDVYDSTLGMLRIGPFNYDPLRGADLWLSQTDEFLLQHLSSSPDVEPPHFAPQMRATIRFIQENQFPAVTVFRDNRPRYYRRDDATGCWVLILD; encoded by the exons ATGGTGCTCGTGTTAAATGGCGTGCTGCAGGACGATTGCCCGATGGACACAAACAGTTTGTTCCTGCAGCATCCCGTCTATAGAGATTATGCACAGCAACTGCACTCCATACAGGCCAAATCCATCGGTCCGGTGGGTCTCCTCTATGTGGGACAACGGGAGTTGGCTGCTGCAGCGCCGCACGACAAGAATATCAACATAATTGGCGCCGATGATGCCACCACctgtattattgttgttgtccggCACTCGG GCTCTGGTGCTGTGGCCCTGGCACATTTCGATGGCAGCGGCGTGGATGAAGCCGTCTGCACAATGGTGTCGCGTGTGCAGGAATTGGCGTTGGGTTATCCCGAAGGACGCATCGAATTGCAGCTGATTGGTGGCTTTCGGGACTCGCAGGGCTATGGCGAAGATGTCTTCTATAGCATTATGC AATCATTCCACAAGCATCACCTCGAAATTGACTTGACGCAGGCGTGCGTGGGCGAGTTGAACACAATGCTGCGCGGCGAGATCAACTGTCCGATCATTTATGGTGTGGGCGTTAACATCAAGACTGGCGAGATCTTTCCGGCCTCATTCCCGGATCGAGGTCCAGATCGACAATTGCGCGATGCGCGCATCTTTATGGGTGCACAAACG GTGTTGGACGTTTATGACTCCACGCTGGGCATGCTGAGAATTGGACCATTCAACTATGATCCATTGCGTGGCGCCGACTTGTGGCTGTCACAGACAGATGAGTTTCTGCTGCAACATTTGTCCTCCAGTCCCGACGTGGAGCCGCCACATTTTGCGCCACAG ATGCGTGCCACCATCAGATTCATACAGGAGAACCAGTTTCCCGCTGTCACCGTCTTCAGGGACAATCGACCCCGATACTATAGACGTGATGATGCCACGGGCTGCTGGGTTTTG ATTCTAGATTGA
- the LOC117783959 gene encoding protein N-terminal asparagine amidohydrolase isoform X1, with protein sequence MVLVLNGVLQDDCPMDTNSLFLQHPVYRDYAQQLHSIQAKSIGPVGLLYVGQRELAAAAPHDKNINIIGADDATTCIIVVVRHSGSGAVALAHFDGSGVDEAVCTMVSRVQELALGYPEGRIELQLIGGFRDSQGYGEDVFYSIMQSFHKHHLEIDLTQACVGELNTMLRGEINCPIIYGVGVNIKTGEIFPASFPDRGPDRQLRDARIFMGAQTVLDVYDSTLGMLRIGPFNYDPLRGADLWLSQTDEFLLQHLSSSPDVEPPHFAPQMRATIRFIQENQFPAVTVFRDNRPRYYRRDDATGCWVLVRY encoded by the exons ATGGTGCTCGTGTTAAATGGCGTGCTGCAGGACGATTGCCCGATGGACACAAACAGTTTGTTCCTGCAGCATCCCGTCTATAGAGATTATGCACAGCAACTGCACTCCATACAGGCCAAATCCATCGGTCCGGTGGGTCTCCTCTATGTGGGACAACGGGAGTTGGCTGCTGCAGCGCCGCACGACAAGAATATCAACATAATTGGCGCCGATGATGCCACCACctgtattattgttgttgtccggCACTCGG GCTCTGGTGCTGTGGCCCTGGCACATTTCGATGGCAGCGGCGTGGATGAAGCCGTCTGCACAATGGTGTCGCGTGTGCAGGAATTGGCGTTGGGTTATCCCGAAGGACGCATCGAATTGCAGCTGATTGGTGGCTTTCGGGACTCGCAGGGCTATGGCGAAGATGTCTTCTATAGCATTATGC AATCATTCCACAAGCATCACCTCGAAATTGACTTGACGCAGGCGTGCGTGGGCGAGTTGAACACAATGCTGCGCGGCGAGATCAACTGTCCGATCATTTATGGTGTGGGCGTTAACATCAAGACTGGCGAGATCTTTCCGGCCTCATTCCCGGATCGAGGTCCAGATCGACAATTGCGCGATGCGCGCATCTTTATGGGTGCACAAACG GTGTTGGACGTTTATGACTCCACGCTGGGCATGCTGAGAATTGGACCATTCAACTATGATCCATTGCGTGGCGCCGACTTGTGGCTGTCACAGACAGATGAGTTTCTGCTGCAACATTTGTCCTCCAGTCCCGACGTGGAGCCGCCACATTTTGCGCCACAG ATGCGTGCCACCATCAGATTCATACAGGAGAACCAGTTTCCCGCTGTCACCGTCTTCAGGGACAATCGACCCCGATACTATAGACGTGATGATGCCACGGGCTGCTGGGTTTTGGTTAGATATTAA
- the LOC117785761 gene encoding maternal protein tudor — translation MNGKPAAMNSSVASSVDLYITHLDHVGPYLKIYGQANRDAAFLVSKRIETLLPTCFAIDPSWSNERQQALLTPGTFCVFKRTKGAAPGDVEYMRTRVLTAGLDDKQLSNRNQMRVEIEFLDYGYKRNVSSHDLLFSKQPQLLQNVPVLCSQYIVLGICSEWDQSELDEVQQLIGNHVVSIEVDPNHICGQKFASVRWKDFELNEYLVQQKQIGAPIANDLIMDHCKKLWKVAPQSPVIEYNNNNIQSSGNSQKTPTDVAREQLAARFSLAARLDVHRTLNTTPPRPLKSTAVNEFTPPKQQQQQPQPQPQQLPQQLQVQAPQMMPSPTPLANLTNVLPATTVQATGHLLANAQKPAYAAGHAFNQPRANYQSSEATSSLLPTHNVFTPKTSPRPLNMYYNVRLNNPMQPPLVQMPKQPSLSYAPARYALSQPPTNAAQKQQQQQQAMQSLIPAFRTTSLTVGLTYDVYVSFVENGPHLFWVQLKSAANDLDAMMGQIEHMRLQTLSKYPGVGTACVARFSEDGHFYRALVSAVYGQRYRVVYVDYGNSEMLSFTDLFQIPQELLQIKPFAFRFALAGAKELGALDESLKRIFKNSALYINFQLTVQAPESVGSMQTCQLLLNGNSMLDVLKKLKNSQQAYAKADQLQNDDAVEIRYIDSPSNFYVQKVNNIKQFEELMDEMFAYYNTNQMVPDQLVLGAPCVVKCDREWYRAELLRVDDATIIVRHVDFGYEQHVKRHLIGIIAEKHLKMPRQAIKCCLKGFENSELSMDNITDQFEMLAEESNIRRRTFSVRVFRIEPDGLNVVNLLAKNLNVMKKLYKLSMPFEQYLSLEKGQFNANVTRAESMASDVIPKQLEKGEVLNSTTVESEDRMQMQKQTRSKNVNINASDWDKHSSASASSKDTQSQQSSSKRSQQQSRQPQDNKLVRRSRDINLDSFESRSTSSYTSGMSSPRKGNRQNGRNRTDSPRLQNGKQEANKNTRFSNSQSPRKDQQQSQRNSPNQRSQNAPQGFAQKPQRQKSTLDGTVGSSKRSSGVESDAASSNETASPKPMPEPEKEKYVALDKAFVMQDIKTPSKEAASLSWWVSPFQFYVVPKSLAAKYDNLLREMRQFYRQKPHQPLQLKVNSSVVVRQRKDNAILRGTVVACNHMLRKYRIFCVDTGNMLTVTSEDVWQVEQRFAEPPCLAQRCSFDNVVTNYDHLYIVDRMEKFVPANAKVECEFSSKYNNTYIVKMLVNGASLRDTLINAQFLTEVAEQVRVSLLAGQQVRGKFTSIRDMTNFKIQLESCPDVNFLCSYDDVKFVKSNKDLAKPFKEHYEGKSYALNIKHVCENNIIHLRPVMPLLKEERSAFICGYPILVNNFQALVVYTAKSYRIFVQPSVEKASMKKLLDDMYEYYNKKGKQLRKFEKDQICAALSTDGNWYRARIVAKDAKGARLDVFYLDYGNTEQLPRDQLKQLEEKFYANRSCYAVEINLPFGRIHNDEKLKTRLANLLDEQLVIVKPIETRRSHLIADVMIANGKESIVDTLKAEKLIASRDIDYMRKQLDKEKPYIYEYIECVDLTTDDDEELQQRKQGGKSNSVNNSPKTKKEPREPKESKQRQKQQEQVASAVEKPVAPVVTAESKPKTEVKEVAAVRQVQEEQKELQPAQTAAAVIEEPIAILPPPSAEAVVEAAPIAAVPDPVPDPYKDMETAVLSHCDNPAHFYVHPMDALPKLKRLTENLQIISPSMPQLLEIVNGADCISMYSMDKSWYRAKIIDAELMVLQFIDFGNTDCVSDAKEIKQSLCSQSEPFCLPFALPIAPKGKLDWADAANGIFNDSYEKILHYEYLTRGDCYTISYVNLYIEGVDVAKKLIADGYAKPLDYVSSGSTCYISHANSISDFYIQLESDSKALELIELYLGDAEQKLQPLQRFEKDSIVAALFDDDGLFYRAELLRQLPGERYEVRFIDYGNTSSTGKCLLLSEEIASVPSLSKRCSLQLPEDYVAWSKEAEAKFTELTGEGELVFTTQLLKPGLEHVIIHLLLDEDNILDQLLPLCTQKQPEKQPEPVLESSTESEASSSNVMAIVTHVDSPLSFYLQLESNNALIDSTCEQLNGEHAKLQPIQGVAQLGQLCVAQFADDNEFYRARILEQLPAQQSLQYRVLFIDYGNQALVDKLFELPGDLAQLKPLAELHSLETSPNFIKYPKESREALDALVDSCNGEVAVEFVNKASQPPVVKLKTMDNALNIHEQLKKLLEAEQDKINGKECIISHGDSPHSFYVQLKKRSADLDLIVKTLLGRQLDKLANPCEKLNGVCYSQEDDCNYRCCINSILPEDKGYEVFLIDYGNTIVTQEIYNLPEEIWQIPPLAFHCQLNEIPENITNDIFAVLLEQHFGEVYEIVGELKEDQNTLQTVQLRINYKDFAEELANAVAGVQKPLQVELHNCIVVQFDNAKSFYVQMEQDVPALEEITDKMLDAEQNFGIFNDLQVGAICVAKFPEDEVFYRAEIVKVLDDGKCEVHFIDFGNNAVTDQFRQLPEELAKAPRYSKHCELESATIAKCDVAALGAFIDTRFSETFQLEILAKKDEQDTHVVRLFYQNTNISDKLRLQEKP, via the exons atgAACGGCAAGCCGGCGGCAATGAACAGTAGCGTCGCATCCAGCGTGGATTTGTACATCACGCACTTGGATCATGTGGGACCCTATCTCAAGATATACGGTCAGGCCAATCGGGATGCGGCCTTTTTGGTCAGCAAGCGGATCGAGACGCTGCTGCCCACCTGCTTTGCCATAGACCCGAGCTGGTCAAATGAACGCCAACAGGCGCTGCTCACTCCGGGCACATTCTGTGTATTCAAGCGCACAAAGGGAGCTGCTCCTGGCGATGTGGAGTACATGCGGACACGCGTCCTCACCGCTGGATTAGATGACAAGCAGTTGAGCAATCGCAACCAGATGCGGGTCGAGATTGAGTTTCTTGATTACGGCTACAAGCGTAATGTGAGCAGTCACGAT CTGCTCTTCTCCAAACAACCGCAGCTGCTGCAGAATGTGCCAGTTTTGTGTTCGCAGTACATTGTGCTCGGCATTTGCTCGGAATGGGATCAATCGGAGCTGGATGAAGTGCAACAGCTGATTGGCAATCATGTGGTCAGCATTGAGGTGGATCCCAATCACATATGTGGTCAAAAGTTTGCCAGCGTACGCTGGAAGGATTTCGAACTCAACGAATATCTGGTGCAACAGAAACAAATTGGCGCTCCAATTGCCAATGATCTGATCATGGATCATTGCAAGAAACTGTGGAAGGTGGCGCCACAGTCGCCAGTCATtgagtacaacaacaataacatacaGAGCAGTGGCAACTCCCAAAAGACGCCCACAGATGTGGCACGAGAACAGCTTGCGGCACGTTTCTCACTTGCCGCTCGCCTGGACGTGCATCGCACGCTCAACACAACGCCACCACGACCGCTTAAATCCACAGCGGTCAACGAATTTACACCacccaagcaacaacaacaacaaccacagccgCAGCCACAACAGTTGCCGCAACAGTTGCAGGTGCAAGCACCGCAGATGATGCCATCGCCAACGCCTTTGGCCAATTTG ACAAATGTTCTGCCAGCCACGACGGTTCAGGCAACTGGACACTTGCTGGCTAATGCTCAGAAACCCGCCTATGCTGCGGGTCACGCCTTTAATCAACCACGTGCCAATTACCAATCTTCCGAAGCAACATCGAGTCTGTTGCCCACGCACAATGTCTTCACGCCCAAGACAAGTCCCAGGCCATTGAATATGTACTACAATGTGCGACTCAATAATCCGATGCAGCCACCGCTGGTGCAGATGCCAAAGCAACCTTCATTAAGCTATGCACCCGCACGTTATGCTCTGTCGCAGCCACCGACAAATGCtgcacaaaagcaacaacaacaacaacaagcaatgCAGTCACTTATTCCGGCCTTTCGCACCACAAGTCTGACGGTGGGCTTAACCTACGATGTCTATGTGAGCTTCGTGGAGAATGGCCCGCATTTGTTTTGGGTGCAACTGAAGAGTGCCGCTAATGATCTGGATGCCATGATGGGACAGATTGAGCATATGCGTCTGCAGACGCTTAGCAAGTATCCGGGTGTGGGTACTGCCTGTGTGGCACGTTTCTCCGAGGATGGCCATTTCTATCGTGCCTTAGTTAGTGCTGTTTACGGCCAACGTTATCGTGTTGTCTATGTCGATTATGGCAACTCGGAGATGCTCTCCTTCACAGATCTCTTCCAAATTCCCCAGGAGCTGCTGCAAATCAAACCATTTGCCTTTCGCTTTGCCCTCGCCGGCGCCAAGGAGCTGGGTGCTCTCGATGAAAGCCTGAAACGCATCTTTAAGAACTCGGCATTGTATATCAACTTCCAGCTGACGGTGCAGGCACCGGAGAGCGTCGGTTCCATGCAAACCTGCCAGCTCCTGCTTAAT GGCAACAGCATGCTGGACGTGCTCAAGAAGCTAAAGAACTCTCAGCAAGCTTATGCCAAGGCGGATCAATTACAGAATGATGATGCCGTTGAAATACGTTACATTGACTCGCCCAGCAACTTTTATGTGCAGAAGGTGAACAACATAAAGCAGTTTGAAGAACTAATGGATGAGATGTTTGCCTATTACAATACCAATCAAATGGTGCCGGATCAGCTTGTGCTGGGTGCACCCTGTGTGGTGAAGTGTGATCGGGAATGGTACAGGGCAGAGCTCTTACGTGTGGATGATGCCACAATCATAGTGCGTCATGTGGACTTTGGCTATGAGCAGCATGTGAAGCGTCATTTGATTGGCATCATTGCGGAGAAGCATCTGAAGATGCCACGCCAGGCGATCAAGTGCTGTCTCAAGGGATTCGAGAACAGCGAACTGAGCATGGACAATATTACTGATCAGTTTGAGATGCTAGCCGAGGAATCCAACATCAGGCGTCGCACATTCAGTGTGCGCGTCTTTCGCATCGAACCCGATGGCCTCAATGTGGTCAATCTGCTGGCCAAGAATCTAAATGTAATGAAGAAACTCTACAAATTGTCAATGCCATTCGAACAATATCTTTCCCTGGAGAAGGGTCAGTTCAATGCCAATGTGACGCGTGCCGAGTCCATGGCCTCCGATGTGATACCAAAGCAGCTGGAGAAGGGCGAAGTGCTCAACTCGACCACCGTGGAGAGTGAGGATCGTATGCAAATGCAGAAGCAGACGCGCTCCAAGAATGTCAACATCAATGCCAGCGACTGGGACAAACACAGCTCTGCCTCGGCCAGCTCCAAGGATACTCAATCACAGCAAAGCAGCTCGAAGCGGTCCCAACAGCAGAGTCGCCAACCACAGGATAATAAATTGGTTAGACGCAGTCGCGATATAAACTTGGACAGCTTCGAGAGCCGCAGCACGAGCAGCTACACCAGCGGCATGAGCTCTCCGCGCAAGGGAAACCGTCAAAATGGACGCAATCGCACGGATTCTCCACGTCTGCAAAACGGCAAACAGGAGGCGAACAAAAATAC TCGCTTTAGCAACAGTCAATCACCACGCAAGGATCAACAGCAGTCCCAACGCAATTCGCCGAATCAACGTTCTCAGAATGCACCACAGGGATTTGCACAGAAGCCGCAAAGACAAAAGTCCACGTTGGATGGCACAGTTGGCAGCTCGAAGCGTTCCAGCGGCGTGGAAAGCGATGCAGCGTCCAGCAATGAGACGGCATCTCCCAAACCGATGCCAGAACCAGAGAAGGAGAAATATGTGGCACTGGACAAAGCATTTGTAATGCAGGATATCAAAACACCCAGCAAGGAGGCGGCTAGTCTCTCCTGGTGGGTATCGCCATTCCAATTCTACGTAGTGCCAAAGAGTCTTGCTGCCAAATACGATAATCTGCTGCGTGAGATGAGACAGTTCTATCGCCAGAAGCCACATCAGCCACTCCAGCTGAAGGTGAACTCCAGCGTGGTGGTGCGACAGCGCAAGGATAATGCCATATTACGTGGCACGGTCGTTGCCTGCAATCATATGCTGCGTAAATATCGTATCTTCTGTGTGGACACCGGAAATATGCTGACAGTCACCTCTGAGGATGTGTGGCAAGTGGAGCAACGTTTCGCTGAGCCTCCTTGCCTCGCCCAACGTTGCAGCTTCGATAATGTTGTTACCAACTATGATCACTTGTATATTGTGGATCGCATGGAGAAGTTTGTGCCCGCAAATGCCAAAGTTGAATGTGAATTTAGCTCGAAATACAACAACACGTACATCGTCAAGATGCTGGTCAATGGCGCCTCCCTGCGGGACACGCTCATCAATGCACAGTTCCTAACTGAGGTGGCAGAGC AGGTGCGCGTTAGTCTTTTGGCTGGTCAACAAGTGCGTGGCAAATTCACTTCCATCCGGGACATGACCAACTTTAAGATACAACTGGAAAGCTGCCCTGATGTTAACTTCTTGTGCAGCTACGATGATGTCAAGTTTGTCAAGTCTAACAAGGATTTGGCCAAGCCCTTTAAGGAACACTACGAGGGCAAATCGTATGCCTTGAATATCAAACATGTCTGCGAGAATAATAT CATTCACTTGCGTCCTGTAATGCCGCTGCTCAAGGAGGAGCGCAGTGCCTTCATCTGCGGTTATCCCATTTTGGTGAACAACTTCCAGGCTCTTGTAGTCTACACGGCAAAGTCCTATCGCATCTTTGTGCAACCCAGCGTTGAGAAGGCATCCATGAAGAAATTACTAGATGATATGTATGAGTATTACAACAAGAAGG GAAAACAACTGCGCAAGTTTGAAAAGGATCAAATCTGTGCAGCTTTGAGTACCGATGGAAATTGGTATCGTGCGCGCATTGTGGCCAAGGATGCCAAGGGAGCGCGTCTCGATGTCTTCTACTTGGACTATGGCAACACTGAGCAACTGCCTCGAGATCAACTGAAGCAGCTGGAGGAGAAATTTTATGCGAATCGTAGCTGTTATGctgttgaaattaatttgccaTTCGGTCGCATTCACAATGATGAGAAGTTGAAGACACGTCTGGCGAATCTCTTGGATGAGCAGTTGGTCATTGTGAAGCCCATTGAGACGCGTCGGAGTCACCTCATTGCGGATGTCATGATTGCCAATGGTAAAGAGAGCATTGTGGATACTTTGAAGGCGGAAAAGCTCATTGCTAGCCGAGATATTGATTATATGCGCAAGCAGCTGGATAAGGAGAAGCCTTACATTTATGAGTATATCGAGTGTGTGGATCTGACCACCGATGACGATGAAGAACTGCAGCAACGCAAGCAAGGCGGCAAATCAAATTCAGTTAACAATTCGCCCAAGACAAAGAAGGAGCCAAGGGAGCCAAAGGAATCGAAGCAACGCCAGAAACAGCAAGAGCAAGTTGCTTCAGCTGTGGAGAAACCAGTTGCTCCTGTTGTGACTGCCGAGTCGAAGCCAAAAACTGAAGTTAAAGAAGTGGCAGCAGTTAGGCAGGTGCAGGAGGAGCAGAAGGAACTACAGCCCGCTcaaactgcagctgctgtaATTGAAGAACCTATTGCAATCTTACCTCCGCCAAGTGCTGAGGCTGTTGTTGAAGCTGCTCCCATTGCTGCCGTGCCTGATCCCGTTCCCGATCCCTACAAGGACATGGAGACAGCTGTGCTGAGTCATTGCGATAATCCAGCTCATTTCTATGTGCATCCCATGGATGCATTGCCCAAACTAAAGCGTTTGACTGAGAATCTACAGATTATATCGCCATCGATGCCTCAGCTCTTGGAGATTGTGAACGGTGCCGATTGCATCTCGATGTACTCCATGGATAAATCCTGGTATCGTGCTAAAATCATCGATGCCGAATTGATGGTGCTCCAGTTCATTGACTTTGGCAACACCGATTGCGTCTCGGATGCTAAGGAGATTAAGCAGAGCCTCTGCTCGCAATCGGAACCTTTCTGTCTGCCCTTTGCACTGCCCATCGCTCCCAAGGGCAAACTGGACTGGGCAGATGCAGCCAATGGCATATTCAATGATTCGTATGAAAAGATATTGCACTATGAATACTTGACACGTGGCGATTGCTACACAATAAGCTATGTTAATCTCTACATTGAGGGCGTTGATGTGGCCAAGAAACTCATTGCTGACGGCTATGCCAAGCCCTTGGATTATGTCAGCAGCGGAAGCACTTGTTACATCTCCCATGCGAATAGCATCAGTGACTTTTACATACAACTCGAAAGCGACTCGAAGGCCTTGGAACTGATTGAATTGTATCTGGGGGATGCGGAGCAAAAGCTGCAGCCATTGCAACGCTTTGAAAAGGACAGCATTGTGGCCGCTCTCTTCGACGATGATGGACTCTTCTATCGCGCAGAGTTGCTGCGTCAACTCCCAGGTGAACGATACGAGGTGCGTTTCATTGATTACGGCAACACGTCCAGCACTGGCAAGTGTCTTTTGCTCTCGGAGGAGATTGCAAGTGTGCCGAGTTTGTCCAAGAGATGTAGCCTACAGTTGCCAGAGGATTATGTTGCCTGGTCAAAGGAGGCGGAGGCAAAGTTTACGGAGCTAACAGGCGAAGGTGAATTGGTTTTTACCACACAATTGCTGAAGCCTGGATTGGAGCATGTCATCATACATTTACTGCTCGATGAGGATAATATTTTGGATCAATTGCTGCCTCTTTGTACACAGAAACAACCGGAGAAGCAGCCAGAACCCGTTTTGGAGTCTAGCACTGAGTCTGAAGCTAGTTCAAGCAATGTTATGGCCATTGTCACACATGTGGACAGTCCGTTGAGCTTCTATCTGCAACTGGAGTCGAACAATGCACTCATTGACAGCACGTGTGAGCAGCTTAATGGGGAGCATGCCAAGCTGCAGCCCATCCAGGGAGTTGCCCAGTTGGGTCAACTATGCGTTGCACAATTCGCCGATGACAATGAGTTCTATCGTGCTCGCATTCTGGAACAGTTGCCGGCCCAGCAATCGCTGCAGTATCGTGTGCTCTTTATAGATTATGGCAATCAAGCTCTTGTGGATAAGCTGTTTGAGTTGCCTGGCGATCTGGCGCAGCTGAAGCCTCTGGCAGAGCTTCATTCACTGGAAACTTCTCCTAACTTTATCAAGTATCCCAAGGAATCACGCGAGGCACTGGACGCACTCGTTGACAGTTGCAACGGCGAGGTTGCCGTCGAGTTTGTCAACAAGGCAAGTCAACCTCCAGTTGTTAAGCTAAAGACCATGGATAATGCGTTGAACATTCACGAGCAGCTGAAAAAATTGCTTGAGGCGGAGCAGGATAAGATCAATGGCAAGGAATGCATCATTTCGCATGGTGATTCACCTCATAGTTTCTATGTGCAACTAAAAAAGCGATCCGCTGATCTCGATCTCATTGTTAAGACGCTGCTGGGCAGACAACTAGATAAGCTAGCGAATCCCTGCGAGAAATTGAATGGTGTGTGCTATTCCCAAGAGGATGATTGCAACTATCGCTGCTGCATTAATTCAATACTCCCCGAGGACAAGGGCTATGAGGTATTCCTCATTGACTATGGCAACACAATTGTCACCCAAGAGATTTACAATTTGCCCGAAGAGATCTGGCAAATACCTCCATTGGCCTTCCACTGTCAGCTCAATGAGATTCCGGAGAATATCACAAATGATATATTTGCTGTGCTGCTCGAGCAGCACTTTGGCGAGGTCTACGAGATTGTTGGCGAACTGAAGGAGGATCAAAACACTCTACAGACTGTCCAGTTGCGCATCAACTACAAGGACTTTGCTGAGGAGTTGGCCAACGCTGTGGCCGGCGTACAGAAACCTTTGCAAGTGGAGCTACACAATTGCATCGTAGTGCAGTTTGATAATGCCAAGTCCTTCTATGTGCAAATGGAACAGGATGTGCCAGCACTGGAGGAAATAACCGATAAAATGCTCGATGCCGAGCAAAACTTTGGGATCTTTAATGATTTGCAAGTGGGCGCCATTTGTGTGGCCAAGTTTCCCGAGGATGAGGTCTTCTATCGGGCCGAAATAGTTAAGGTCCTGGATGATGGTAAATGCGAGGTGCATTTCATAGATTTTGGCAACAATGCCGTCACCGATCAGTTCCGTCAGCTGCCCGAGGAGTTGGCCAAGGCGCCACGTTACAGTAAACACTGTGAGCTGGAAAGCGCCACGATTGCTAAGTGCGATGTGGCTGCATTGGGTGCGTTTATCGATACACGCTTCTCGGAGACATTCCAGCTGGAGATTCTGGCCAAAAAGGATGAGCAAGACACGCATGTCGTGCGTCTCTTCTACCAGAATACAAACATTAGCGACAAACTGCGACTGCAGGAGAAACCCTAA